Part of the Rhinoraja longicauda isolate Sanriku21f chromosome 22, sRhiLon1.1, whole genome shotgun sequence genome, atcacccactcacactagttctgtgtaggttaattggctttggtaaaattgtaagttgtcccgagcgTGTTGGAtcctgctagtgtatggggattgctggtcggcgtggacttggtgcactgaagggcctgtttctgcattgtatctctaaagtctaaagtctaacagcAAACCTGTCATGGAAACACTGGCCAGTTCCCACTTACCTTTGCAAGTTTTGCCATCACTCTGTAGTTCAAACCCATCCTGACATGTACAGTAGTATCCATTGAGCACGTTCACACACTCGTGCTGGCAACTGTGGTTCCCAAATGAACAGTAATTCACCACTGCGGAGAGGAAAGGTAAAGCTAGGGTTGGCGGTAgtggtgggggggctgtgggggtgggggggctgtggggtgttggggggctgtgggctgtgggggggctgtggggtttgggggggctgtggggtgtgggggggggctgtggggtgtggggggggggctgtgggatggggtgtgcgggggctgtggggtgtgggggggggctgtggggtgtggggggctgtggggtttgggggggggctgtgggatggggtgtgggtgggctgtggggtgtggggggggggctgtgggatggggtgtgggggggctgtggggtgtgggggggggggctgtggggtgttgggggggtgtgggctgtgggggggctgtggggtttgggggggggctgtgggatggggtgtgggggggctgtggggtgtggggggggactgtggggtgtgggggggggctgtggggtgttgggggggtgtgggctgtgggggggctgtgggatggggtgtgggggggctgtgggatggggtgtgggggggctgtgggatggggtgtgggggggggggggctatggggtgttgggggggtgtgtCCGATGGTTCGCTATAACCAAGTAAAGGTTTATCATTGTATTAGAAACaaacaattgcagatgctagttaatggtATAAGTCAATGGGCCCGGCAGCATccgtagagaacatggataggtgatgtttcgggtcaagacccttctacagactctcagtctggagctgGGCCTGGAttccaggtgagttgatggcccCAGCCTGCTGGCTgccgggggagaggcgaggagtGGTGGAGACAATGGCCATTGCCGGAGTATGGGCAAAGgtcagtggtggtggtggcaggcgTGGCCTGGAAGCggccgaggaagctgtgtgggccggcgGTGGCCTCGGCAGCGAAGGTCGGTACGTCTGACCACTACAACCAAAATCCGTGATAAAGAGGTCCAtaaaaatgagggtttactgtactcacTGCTGCAGGTCTTCTTGTCCCGGTTGAGGGTGTATCCTGGTCGACAGCGGCACTGGTAGGAACCAGGGGAGCTCACACAGATATGCTCACAGCCATGGCTTCCAAGGTCACAGAGGTTGAGTGCTGGAGAGAAAGACATgacttcataagttcaaggagtagaattaggcatcaagtctactttgccattcaatcatggctgatctatctttccctctcgaccccatcctcctgctcccccccccccctaacccctgacaaccttatcaatcaagaatctgtcaatctttacCTTAAATCATTCattgattttgcctccacagccatctgtggtaatgaattccacagattcaccaccctctgatagacaatagacaataggtgcaggagtaggccattcggcccttcgagccagtaccgccattcaatgtgatcatggctgaccattcccaatcagtaccccgttcctgccttctccctataccccctgactccgctatccttaagagctctatctagctctctcttgaatgcattcagagaattggcctccactgccttctgaggcagagaattccacagattcataactctctgactgaaaaagtttttcctcatcgccgttctaaatggcctaccccttattcttagactctgatgaaagaaattcctcctcatctcctttctaaaggttttttgttttattctgaggttatgccctctggtcctagactataccacgagtgaaaacatcctctccatatccactctatctaggccttccactatttggtaagtttcaatgaggtcacccctcatccttctaaactccagcgagcacaggcccagtgccttacaatgctcatcatatgtgacTTGGTTTGACGTTACCTCACAGTGGTGGAGAGAGCAAAGGTACCAGGGCATACAAGGCCACTGGAGCTTTAAACCTCTTGGCACATTGTCACGcataccgagatacaatgaaaacttCGTTTCGGGTGCTATCCAGTTAAAAATACGtccatacatgatttcaatcaaaaCCATATAGTACACAAtgcactggagtaattcagcgggtcaggcagcatctctggagaacatgtttcaggtcgagaacattCTTCAGATAGactgtctgaagaacagtctctacctgaaacatcacctatccatgttctccaaagatgctgcctgaccttctgagtcactttagagatactgtgtgggaacagatccttcggcccactgagtccacattgactaGCAATCTCCCctaacactaacgctatcctacatactagggacaattttataatttaccaaagccaattcacctacaaaactgtggaatgtgggaggaacacctggagaaaacccacatggtcgaagggaaaacgtacaaactccatacagacagcacccgtggtcaggatcgaacccgggacttgtaaatcagcagctctactgctgcaccaccctgctgccctaaagctgttcttgaatctgttttcaaacttttgtatcttctgcccaacgggagaggggaggggaggaatgaccagggtgtgaatggtttttgattatgtttgctgctttcctgacgcagagtgaagtgtagatggagttgatgggggtggttggtttgcgtgatggactgggctgcatccacatttCACTTTATTCCTTGAGATTGGGGATTGGGGGATTAAACTGATGGAGGTACTGAACATTATCCCTGTTATAGAGACATTGGTTTTAAACCTCCACTGGTTCCATTGAGGCACGAGAGACTGTGgaatctggaagagaggaaggatggggcaaagcttggcaagtgataggtggatagaggtggtggagggtttagttttagtttagtttagttttattgtcacgtgtgaaacaataaaggtacggtgaaaagattttttgttgcgtgctatccagtcagtggaaagactatacattattacgATCAGATGATCACAGTACACAAATTCAGGATAGAATATCGTTTAGtgtgagataaagtccagtaaatcacgtttaaagatagtccaaaggtctcaatGATGTCGATGGTAGTAGGACAGGACTGTTCTCCAGTTGGTGATGGGATAGTTTGGTTGCCCGatacagctgggtagaaactacagtggctgccttgccaacagtctctgtcctttctttttttgttgttatttttagtatgttataaaagtatgttttagtgttccttggtttgttttatgtggcggggtggggttgggggaaactttttttcaatctcttacctagacggagatgcgatttttccccccatatatcttatctccgtccccactgtggcCTAGCATTGTGGAGTTGGAGACCTTTCCTAGAGACCGACGGGCACTCCAAGtatgcgggactttaacatcgcggagcttgccatccctttgctggggatcgaagctccaaccgcggggcctgtggactttaacgtcgtgaagcccgcagtctctggtaagaagagactgaaggagggtctcgacccgaaacgttacccattccttctctccagagatgctgcctgtccctctgaattaccccagcattttgtgtctaccgaaggtttagagggacatgggccaaacgcggacaggtggggctggtgtagatgaggcatcttagtcggtgtgggcaagttgggccaaagggccagtttgacacggaggaaacccaaacggtcacaaggagagcgtgcaaaactccacacacagacagcagccaaggtcaggacaaATGAATGATTAAATGTGGCGACAGGATGGGGTGATGGAGTACGCACGGCTGCAGGTCTTCTTGTCCTGGTTCAGTCTGAAACCCGAGCGGCAGCTGCATCTGTAGGACCCCGGGGAGCTGTTGCAGATCTGCTCACAGTCGTGATCACCGTGGGAGCACAGGTCAATGGCTGCAGACACAAGTACAAACACGTCAGAACAACACAGGCGACACCCGCCTTACAGATCTTCCAGAAATGCATCCTGACAGACTTTAGAGACACCACgcagaaacagacacttcggcccaccgagtccacactgaccagcgacactcactccatcctacacactagggacaatttttaacaatcTTATCaaaacctattaacctacaagcctgcatgtctttggaggttAGGGAAAGATCTAAAGGggatattaggggcaatttgttttccacactgagggtggtgggtgtatggaaccagctgctggAAGAATAGTGGGAGTGGTTTCCATggaataatttacagagggccaattaacctacaaaccctcacgaaacccttggagtgtgggcaggaaaccggagcacccggagaaaacccaagctcacaggcagaatgtacaaattccgcacagacagcacccagtagtcaggatcgaaccctgggtctctggcattgtaagacagcaactctactgctgcgccacccccTCTGAAAAACATTACAAGCCTCTGCCCAAATACGTGAGACATGTAACACGCTacaggactgtttgtaagaaaataatttcactgcattAGCTCATGTGACAATACACCACCATCAATTTTCAATCCTCTCTCcagtgtttttatttcaaactagcaaagcgggcccgttgggcccgtccccacaacccccattctctcctcccccagccccactcttactctccaagtgtgcccgttgggcccgtcctcctgatctgtgtatgtcaagtgacttgcaataacaaaaaacactactttaaaacaatcagctctttttttgaaacttttcgaaacaatgtagccgtcacaagctgaagactaaatcctgaaaaccttcaataaatccgctttaaacctctgtaacttaaaaaatatgcgaccaaattaaatcaaaatatcacggccgagcgagcgcgagattggcgattaaggcggtgcaaaaaatgTGGCgcgacggttcaccgttttgccgtaatcactgATACGTATATAGAAACAGatttagatagaagatagatagatagatgtcatCGCTTGCCCCTCTAGTGGGAGAATGAGGTACTGCCAAGcgtcaagagtccagagtgtttaattgtcaaaatcagcttacatcagtctgaagaagggtcccgactgtccattccctccagagataagacacaaagtgctggagtaactcagcgggtcaggctgcatccctggagaacatggataggtgacatttcgggttaggaccctctTCACCGCCCCTCTAGTGATGCTACCTGAGCCGCTGAATtaatccggcactttgtgttgttttttttgtaaagcagcgccTGCGGTTCCTTGTGACTAATTTATAACCACTGAAGGTCTGTAAATGAAGCAGCCCCCACACCTACCTGTGCAGGTCTTCTTGTCTTGGTTCAACACATAACCCTCTCGGCAGTCACAGTGGAAGGAGCCTGGGCCGGAGACACAGATCTGTTGGCAATTGTGTCTACCGTCAGCACACAGGTCTTGAGCTGGAAAGTTAGACACAAGCATCAATACTGGTTGCTGTTTAGTCCTGGGATTAGATCAAGGTAAGCAAACGAGGCATTCACTGCAGCCGGGTGCATGACATAGACCATAGAATGGAGGGCAGAGGGCAAGAGGGCAGGggacagggggcagggggcagagggcagagggcaggggATAGGGGCAGGGGCAGAGGGCAGGGGGCATGGGGCAGGGGGCAAGAGGGCAGGGGGCATGGAACAGGGGGCAAGAGGGCAGGGGGCAGAGGGCAGGGGGCAGAGGGCAGGGTGCACGGGACATATAAGCAGAATATTTTACAAGACATTGAACTTTTTGTCGTGTTATGATGATCACAtctaaagaaatgtctcgacccgaaacgcttgtccattccctccaagtgTGAAGAGAGAGTTAAGAgcctttaattgtcatatgtagtgACAACGAAATGACTAAATTCGTACTTACAGCACATAACTgccctgtaaacacagtactcatagataatgCATAATAAAAACACAATAGATTAATAACTCTAATAACTCTACTTCTAGTGCCAAAAACCTTTGTGTCTAAATGACAGAGTTGACAACTGGCTGATATTAGCATTGTAAGGCCATTATAATACTAATGTCTATATACTGACTACTAATGTCAGTCAGTCGCCTTTTGTCTATCACGTAGACACTAGCAGAGTGCCAGCCATGAGTATAATAGATTTGTGATTTATTTCTTAAATATATCACACGCTGGTTAATAAATAACTGTAAAAGGCAAACAGTGTTATTGGAAGTTATTGCAAGGCAAAACTGAGTGGAATGGAACTAGAGGCAGTTACCAGACCAATACCCACCACACAACTTGTCCTGGAACGTTTTGGCAAACTGTTCGATCAGGTCGAAGGTCTCGACCAGGAAGACGTGCTCCTCCAGGGGCAAGGAGGCCATGGCTCTGAGGGAGCTCATCTCTGCCCTCTGCACCCCGACGGCGTAGATCTCGATGCCCGCCTCTCGAGCCCGAGCTGCCACCTCAGTGACCCTGTCCTGGGGGCGGCCGTCCGTGACGATGATGGCGACTCTGGGAATCTTCATGGCCAGGGGCCGCACACCTTCCCGCTCAGTGAAGGCCACGTTCATGGCGTACTGGATGGCCAGGCCGGTCATCGTCCCTTGGGCCAGAGGGATCACCTCCTTGATGCTCTTGATCATGTCAGCTTTCTTCTGGAACGTCTTGAAGGAGAAGACGTTCTGGATTTGGCTGGAGTATTGGACCAAACTCACCCGGCTGGCGTCTGGCCCCACCGTCAAGAAGTTGATCATGTCAATCACAAAATTCCTcatcaactcaaactcaaaaggGCGAACACTCCGGGAGCTATCGATGACAAACAGCAGATCAATGGGGCCGGTGGTGCACTTTCTGTCTGCAAagagagatgggacatgttgcagTTCAACACGACACTCAGCaaaatgggcagcttacaacccaggggttcgcagaagggtctcgacccgaaaagtcacctacgacactatctgacccgctgagttattccagcttattgtgtctatctttgatatgcatattgatttctctaacttcaagtaacccttgcatcccctctctctctgtacctcccccaccctagtcaccaTTCTAATT contains:
- the matn4 gene encoding matrilin-4; this encodes MKFALATALFLITEVLLMEGVQSARIKQMRIRDKMLADRKCTTGPIDLLFVIDSSRSVRPFEFELMRNFVIDMINFLTVGPDASRVSLVQYSSQIQNVFSFKTFQKKADMIKSIKEVIPLAQGTMTGLAIQYAMNVAFTEREGVRPLAMKIPRVAIIVTDGRPQDRVTEVAARAREAGIEIYAVGVQRAEMSSLRAMASLPLEEHVFLVETFDLIEQFAKTFQDKLCAQDLCADGRHNCQQICVSGPGSFHCDCREGYVLNQDKKTCTAIDLCSHGDHDCEQICNSSPGSYRCSCRSGFRLNQDKKTCSPLNLCDLGSHGCEHICVSSPGSYQCRCRPGYTLNRDKKTCSMVNYCSFGNHSCQHECVNVLNGYYCTCQDGFELQSDGKTCKAVNLCNTMEHGCEFKCVSTPGSYFCICPPQRQLNQDGKSCNKCSRANIDLVFVIDGSKSVRPENFELVKKFVNNIVDALDVSGQGTRVGLVQYSSSVRTEFPLGKHSSPAALKSAVSGVQYMEKGTMTGLALKHMVQNSFTTAGGARPEADNYPRVCVVFTDGRSQDNISEWAKKAKDAGITMYAVGIGKAVEDELREIASEPVDQHFFYASDFSAIDHIAENLRLNICEEEVIGQETIKDPCACETLVAFQQDTLSALEGFSQKLAQMTAKLEDLENRTLRSVK